A genomic window from bacterium includes:
- the rpsT gene encoding 30S ribosomal protein S20: MPNHKSAVERVRRNKKQQDKNKNHKRQMKEAVKAVTTAKDKKTAQDQLKQTVSVLDKLVVKGIIHKNQAANQKSKLAKKVQALA; this comes from the coding sequence ATGCCCAATCATAAGTCCGCGGTCGAGCGTGTTCGCCGAAACAAAAAGCAGCAGGACAAAAACAAAAATCATAAACGCCAGATGAAAGAGGCGGTCAAAGCGGTCACCACGGCTAAAGACAAAAAAACGGCCCAGGATCAATTGAAACAAACCGTCAGCGTACTGGACAAACTTGTGGTCAAAGGTATCATCCACAAGAACCAAGCGGCCAATCAAAAATCGAAATTAGCTAAAAAAGTGCAAGCTTTGGCTTAA
- a CDS encoding UDP-N-acetylmuramoyl-L-alanyl-D-glutamate--2,6-diaminopimelate ligase — MKKTLREILNNNALVRNVYGSTSLTVTGLCTDSRFAQKDNIFYAIRGTQKDGNKFIAHAIQKGASVIVSDELYAKVQFPPKTRVTYVQVENLTQFMAESSASFYGTTNAPMAFIGITGTNGKTTTAKFINETLKALGHKTVFLGTTGFEVCGRIIPTDFTTPPAPMLHKYLREGMDKGATHVVMEVSSHALKLKRVWGLRFDAAVFTNLTHEHRELHASMDDYFSTKALLFSMLKPIGFAVINGDDDFSGGMRKSVPSGHRIVEYGKKNSATLRLEKIKFNPDSRLQTIVFVQDGKSAAIETRMIGEFNAYNALAAYGVLEGLGLDMAVGAEKFPTLPTVDGRFNWYKAGTFNVIIDFAHTPDGLEKLLQEVNRIKPQGRRLITVFGCPGSRDPSKRPMMGKIATTASEHTIITTDDIHHESPEAIIQDITRELSGTRHEIIIDRREAIRRSLQIAQEGDFVVIAGRGHERYQYVGDEKIPFYDRQVFMEEAQKIELKVEE, encoded by the coding sequence ATGAAAAAAACATTACGTGAGATTCTTAATAATAACGCTTTAGTACGCAATGTTTATGGCAGCACGAGCCTCACCGTTACCGGACTTTGTACCGATTCACGTTTTGCACAAAAGGATAACATTTTTTACGCCATCCGTGGTACGCAAAAAGACGGTAACAAATTCATAGCGCACGCCATACAAAAAGGCGCGTCCGTCATCGTATCGGACGAATTATACGCTAAAGTACAATTCCCTCCCAAAACCCGCGTGACTTACGTACAGGTAGAAAACCTGACTCAGTTTATGGCGGAGTCCTCCGCTTCTTTTTACGGCACGACCAATGCGCCTATGGCTTTTATCGGTATTACAGGCACCAACGGAAAAACGACAACAGCCAAATTTATCAATGAAACTCTTAAGGCATTGGGCCACAAAACCGTGTTTCTGGGTACGACGGGGTTTGAAGTGTGCGGCCGAATCATACCGACGGATTTTACAACACCGCCCGCTCCAATGCTCCACAAATATCTGCGCGAAGGTATGGATAAAGGTGCAACGCATGTTGTCATGGAAGTTTCTTCGCACGCACTCAAACTTAAACGTGTATGGGGCCTTCGTTTTGATGCGGCGGTATTTACCAATCTGACGCACGAACATCGTGAACTGCACGCTTCGATGGACGATTATTTTTCGACCAAGGCTTTACTCTTTAGCATGCTCAAACCGATCGGTTTTGCCGTGATCAACGGAGATGATGATTTTAGCGGAGGTATGCGCAAATCGGTCCCCTCCGGTCACCGCATCGTAGAATATGGCAAAAAAAATAGTGCCACGTTAAGATTGGAAAAAATAAAATTTAATCCCGATTCACGCCTTCAGACTATCGTCTTTGTTCAAGACGGAAAATCCGCCGCTATAGAGACACGCATGATCGGAGAATTTAACGCGTATAACGCATTGGCCGCTTACGGTGTTCTTGAAGGGCTCGGCCTAGACATGGCCGTCGGTGCTGAAAAATTTCCCACGCTGCCGACGGTGGACGGACGTTTTAATTGGTACAAAGCCGGTACATTTAATGTTATCATTGATTTTGCCCACACGCCGGACGGATTGGAAAAACTTTTACAAGAGGTGAACCGAATAAAACCTCAGGGTCGTCGCCTTATTACGGTATTCGGTTGCCCCGGCAGCCGCGATCCTTCAAAACGACCGATGATGGGAAAAATAGCTACAACCGCTTCCGAACACACAATCATTACGACGGATGATATTCATCACGAATCACCGGAAGCCATCATCCAGGATATCACGCGTGAGTTATCCGGAACGCGGCACGAAATCATCATAGATCGGCGTGAAGCTATTCGCCGAAGCCTTCAGATTGCACAAGAAGGCGATTTTGTAGTGATCGCAGGTCGCGGTCATGAGCGCTATCAATATGTGGGGGATGAAAAAATTCCGTTTTATGATCGGCAGGTCTTTATGGAAGAGGCTCAAAAAATCGAATTAAAGGTAGAAGAATAA